The Ranitomeya imitator isolate aRanImi1 chromosome 3, aRanImi1.pri, whole genome shotgun sequence genome has a window encoding:
- the ZBTB39 gene encoding zinc finger and BTB domain-containing protein 39, translating into MGMRIKLNSSDHPSNLLRELNKCRLSGTLCDVNIVVGNRTFAAHKAVLGSATVYFQKLFSNTELDVARSYVVDFITATNFEKVLNFIYTSELFTDLINVGVIYEVAEKLGMEDLINACHATFPDLEGSSGQKYQCSVSSSEGRSGASVEPSLVDSKGNGLDNHILPIDKTFNTPGDGICSFKGEDQEATVNQAGQFPLPAKTEEQSTSARFQSSHCSVNTGFVPTSTCPPYKTQQNGEFNKTGYFPGDSSVSGNSKESTGGFEAMGDLHLDELEEEELQFDEAGDEDSGPSGEIIELSDGSEDELLLFGQGESRSGKAMPCQVCKKVLEPNLQHIRQHAREHIELRNGSCKVCQARFHDRGAMITHVLSHIGIFLFSCDMCEDKFFSQWQLTLHRGQEGVTSEHNIIVHPGQPLPGEVNSFVGTMGTELPCGACHRTMLRDFHSVRSHALEHLNTKNLSCGLCEQRHLTLCGLMWHVLSHMSISVFSCSVCASSFLDRHLLEKHMTVHQSLDEALFRCHLCSQGFKSEITYRQHLSQHRCGSNPADRPGYSEFTQLQASMAKRKVPEDFSVDDHSVTGQPVHSKYTCKVCGKCFSHTSEFNYHRRIHTGEKPYQCKVCHKFFRGRSTIKCHLKTHAGALMYRCTVCGHYSSTLNLMGEHIAVHRGNLPSDFTIDQTFMYTIHSKETDKSADS; encoded by the coding sequence ATGGGTATGCGAATCAAACTAAACAGCAGCGACCACCCCAGCAATCTGCTACGTGAACTGAATAAGTGCCGTTTGTCAGGGACACTATGTGATGTTAATATCGTTGTTGGAAACCGGACTTTTGCTGCTCATAAAGCTGTGCTTGGTTCTGCCACCGTTTATTTCCAAAAATTGTTTTCAAACACTGAGTTAGATGTTGCTCGATCATATGTggtggacttcatcacagcaaccaATTTTGAGAAAGTTCTAAACTTTATCTACACCTCAGAACTATTTACCGACCTTATTAATGTGGGAGTCATCTATGAAGTTGCTGAAAAGCTTGGCATGGAGGACTTAATAAATGCTTGTCATGCAACGTTTCCTGATCTTGAAGGTTCCTCAGGTCAGAAATATCAATGCTCAGTTTCCTCTAGTGAAGGACGTTCCGGCGCATCAGTTGAACCCAGTCTAGTGGATTCTAAGGGCAATGGGCTGGATAATCACATCCTTCCTATAGACAAAACTTTTAACACACCAGGAGATGGAATTTGTTCGTTCAAAGGTGAAGACCAAGAGGCAACTGTGAATCAAGCAGGACAATTTCCACTGCCAGCAAAAACTGAAGAGCAGAGCACCTCAGCGAGGTTCCAGTCCTCTCATTGCTCAGTGAACACTGGATTTGTTCCAACAAGTACTTGCCCTCCTTATAAAACTCAACAAAATGGTGAATTTAACAAAACTGGTTACTTTCCGGGTGACTCCTCTGTTAGTGGAAATTCTAAAGAATCTACTGGGGGTTTTGAAGCAATGGGTGACCTCCACCTTGATGAATTAGAAGAGGAAGAGTTACAGTTTGATGAAGCAGGTGATGAAGACTCAGGGCCATCTGGGGAAATCATCGAGTTGAGTGATGGTAGTGAAGATGAGCTGTTATTATTTGGTCAGGGAGAAAGTCGAAGTGGCAAAGCCATGCCATGCCAAGTGTGCAAGAAAGTGTTGGAGCCTAACCTGCAGCATATCCGCCAACATGCTCGTGAACATATAGAGCTGCGGAACGGTAGTTGCAAAGTCTGTCAGGCTCGCTTCCACGACCGGGGTGCTATGATTACTCATGTTTTATCGCATATTGGAATTTTTCTTTTCTCTTGTGATATGTGTGAAGACAAGTTTTTCAGCCAGTGGCAACTCACACTTCACAGAGGACAAGAAGGTGTTACATCAGAACATAATATAATTGTTCATCCAGGTCAGCCTCTTCCCGGGGAGGTGAATTCATTTGTGGGAACAATGGGAACTGAGTTGCCATGTGGTGCATGTCATAGGACCATGTTACGAGATTTTCATTCTGTACGTTCTCATGCTTTGGAGCACCTTAACACCAAGAACCTGTCCTGTGGATTGTGTGAGCAGCGACACTTAACACTTTGTGGTCTTATGTGGCATGTCCTATCTCACATGTCTATATCTGTCTTCTCCTGTTCTGTCTGTGCTAGTAGCTTCCTTGATCGTCACTTACTGGAGAAACATATGACAGTCCACCAGAGCTTAGATGAAGCATTGTTTCGCTGTCATCTTTGTTCCCAAGGTTTCAAGTCTGAAATAACTTACCGACAGCACCTGAGCCAGCATCGATGTGGTAGTAATCCAGCGGATCGTCCTGGATATTCTGAATTTACACAACTTCAAGCTTCAATGGCAAAGAGAAAAGTTCCAGAGGATTTTTCAGTAGACGATCATTCAGTGACTGGACAACCAGTCCATAGCAAATATACGTGTAAGGTTTGTGGAAAGTGCTTTTCTCACACCAGTGAGTTTAATTACCACCGTCGAATTCATACTGGAGAAAAGCCATATCAGTGCAAAGTGTGTCACAAGTTCTTCCGAGGCCGTTCTACCATCAAGTGCCACTTGAAGACACATGCAGGGGCCCTAATGTACCGATGTACTGTGTGTGGACACTACAGTTCCACTTTGAACCTCATGGGCGAGCACATTGCAGTGCACCGAGGCAACCTGCCTTCAGACTTTACCATTGACCAAACATTTATGTATACAATTCACTCCAAAGAAACAGACAAGAGTGCCGACAGCTGA